The Candidatus Taylorbacteria bacterium nucleotide sequence AAGTATCCTACGAAGCGATTCTTGAAAAACTGCAACAAAACTTGTTTTGCATACAAGCAGAACTTGCTGGAGCAAAGACAAGTCTTACAAAAGAACATATTACATTCCTCGAACAAGTTATTTACGAAATAGAAACTGTCTTGCCGCCAATTACTTCGTTTAAAATTGCCGGCGGGGGAGATACCGGCGCTTATTTGGATATTACCCGAACAATTGCGAGGAGAGCGGAGAGACTCGTTGTGACTGTGCGAGATAAAAAGGGAAATAAAGTGAGCGATTTGAGTATTCAATTTCTCAACCGTCTTTCAAGTGTGTTGTACGCGTTGGCTCGGTTTGCCAATTACCAAGAGGGGTATAGAGAGGCAGGGCCACATTATCGTTGATTGCTTTTAAAGTCTGATTGTTGCATACTTTAGAAACTATGAAGATTAAACGACCACTTCCACGAATCGCTTATGAAAACAATGCAGAAATATACAAAATTTTGGCGAATTCAAAGCGTCTTGAAATCTTGAATCTTCTTCGTGAGCAAGAAATGTCAGTTGAAGACCTCATAAAAACATTGGGAATTGCAAAAGCAA carries:
- a CDS encoding cob(I)yrinic acid a,c-diamide adenosyltransferase, with the translated sequence MLYTRKGDKGTTRLFDCPNGMRMSKSEIVFEALGTLDELNSSIGYAKALSKKGSTTVSIETKKVSYEAILEKLQQNLFCIQAELAGAKTSLTKEHITFLEQVIYEIETVLPPITSFKIAGGGDTGAYLDITRTIARRAERLVVTVRDKKGNKVSDLSIQFLNRLSSVLYALARFANYQEGYREAGPHYR
- a CDS encoding metalloregulator ArsR/SmtB family transcription factor — translated: MKIKRPLPRIAYENNAEIYKILANSKRLEILNLLREQEMSVEDLIKTLGIAKANVSQHLALLRHAKLVTVRRDGLNGFYNIIDPRIVEPCRILHELSLK